In Candidatus Cohnella colombiensis, one DNA window encodes the following:
- a CDS encoding S-layer homology domain-containing protein, with product MMKISLLKSVLVLMIVLALTLGASSITSADTEVGANGAFTDVKATHWAKSAIDGAVKKGYVGGYPDGTFKPDRSVTRAEFMKMLVDALGISHEGEGSPWYFPYVTAITGANIHMTSDFTSYADKLSRMELSRLAVRAVNESYRSGDNATDSNFMVYEATKVGILTGVGVGKLELEGTTTRAQAVAIIERILSVKSGKKLTADKYAVSAAEILWHRTNIFTMMPEYFDEVRSPQYGGWSVNRLKIENAYYSAEVDELLAIKVSDFKDPNRKLLPALDKMQVDSVKIFPMPVDAYVVIMKYHVNYNKKPYMYPGRLDLSIRGFEQPEDLTIKKLVMPSGFRSLDQKYSHLNELNVDSQGNGIVVEVLPGSGFKIDKYGRIRFMIGASLYPGVSSDHDMMTSIVSSKILE from the coding sequence ATGATGAAGATAAGTCTGTTGAAAAGTGTACTTGTGCTAATGATAGTCTTGGCGCTTACTTTGGGGGCGTCTTCGATTACTTCAGCCGATACAGAAGTGGGCGCGAACGGTGCATTCACTGATGTTAAAGCTACTCATTGGGCGAAATCGGCCATTGATGGTGCGGTGAAGAAGGGGTATGTTGGCGGGTATCCAGATGGCACGTTTAAACCAGATCGATCCGTTACACGTGCGGAGTTTATGAAGATGCTTGTAGACGCGCTAGGGATCTCTCATGAAGGAGAAGGGAGTCCGTGGTATTTCCCCTATGTAACTGCGATTACAGGTGCAAACATTCATATGACGAGCGACTTTACGAGCTATGCGGACAAGCTTTCTCGCATGGAGCTGTCGCGCCTTGCTGTTCGTGCGGTGAATGAGTCATATCGCTCTGGAGATAACGCGACAGACAGCAACTTTATGGTATATGAAGCAACTAAGGTAGGTATTTTAACAGGTGTCGGCGTTGGAAAGCTGGAGCTAGAGGGAACAACGACCCGCGCACAAGCGGTAGCGATCATAGAGCGGATATTGTCTGTGAAGAGTGGTAAAAAGCTGACTGCAGATAAATATGCGGTATCGGCTGCTGAAATCCTTTGGCACCGTACGAACATTTTTACAATGATGCCAGAATACTTCGATGAAGTACGTTCTCCACAATATGGTGGCTGGTCGGTAAATCGCTTAAAGATTGAAAATGCGTATTACAGCGCAGAAGTAGATGAACTTCTTGCGATTAAAGTTTCTGATTTTAAAGATCCAAACCGTAAACTTCTCCCTGCACTAGATAAAATGCAAGTTGATAGCGTGAAGATTTTCCCAATGCCCGTAGATGCATATGTAGTCATCATGAAATATCACGTCAACTATAATAAAAAACCGTATATGTATCCTGGGAGATTGGATCTATCTATTAGGGGATTTGAACAACCGGAAGATCTCACAATCAAGAAGCTAGTTATGCCTAGCGGATTCAGATCACTGGATCAAAAGTACAGCCACTTAAATGAATTAAATGTAGACAGTCAAGGTAACGGCATAGTTGTAGAGGTATTGCCAGGATCAGGATTCAAGATTGATAAATACGGACGTATTAGATTTATGATCGGTGCTTCACTTTACCCCGGCGTTTCATCTGACCATGACATGATGACAAGCATTGTTAGCTCTAAAATACTTGAATAA
- a CDS encoding CYTH domain-containing protein, translating into MLEIERKFLLPHYPDKLISSGTIVVQSEHFIDQTYLALDPDQELRVRKIVDAGTGEATYTHTFKRGNGLMREEVEYSISESIYTQVIEAFKAKPLTKKRVTAVWEGITVEIDCYDQLNLIVIEVEFNSKEAALSFNAPEWFGPDISSERQYSNKTIWRKLQES; encoded by the coding sequence ATGTTGGAAATTGAACGCAAGTTTCTTTTACCGCACTATCCTGACAAATTAATTAGCAGTGGCACAATTGTTGTGCAATCTGAGCATTTCATCGATCAAACTTATTTGGCACTAGACCCTGATCAAGAGCTGCGTGTACGTAAAATTGTCGATGCGGGCACTGGCGAAGCTACATATACTCACACGTTTAAGCGTGGGAATGGTCTTATGCGTGAAGAAGTAGAATATTCGATCTCTGAAAGCATCTATACTCAAGTGATTGAAGCGTTTAAAGCTAAACCTTTGACGAAGAAGCGGGTGACTGCAGTTTGGGAAGGAATAACAGTCGAAATTGACTGCTACGATCAACTCAATCTAATCGTTATTGAAGTTGAATTTAATTCTAAGGAAGCTGCATTATCTTTTAACGCACCCGAGTGGTTCGGACCAGACATCAGCTCAGAACGTCAGTATAGTAATAAGACAATCTGGCGCAAGCTGCAGGAGAGTTAA
- the htpG gene encoding molecular chaperone HtpG, with the protein MAKKEFQAESKRLLEMMINSIYTQREIFLRELISNASDAIDKIYYKALTDEQLVFDKDNYYIEVVADKDNRTLTIRDTGIGMTQEDLENNLGVIAKSGSLAFKKDNASQDGHDIIGQFGVGFYSAFMVADVVTVISKALGSDSAFKWESTGADGYTIVPCEKDTVGTEVILKIKPNTEDDSYDEYLESYRLKTIIKKYSDFIRYPIKLEEETVNSLIPIWRKNKNELTTEDYEKFYTEKHYGFDTPVKHIHLSAEGAVRYQSILFIPGSVPFDFYTKEFEKGLELYSNGVLIMNKCADLLPDYFGFVKGMVDSEDLSLNISRELLQHDRQLKLIAKNIKNKIKSQLLSLLKDEREKYEQFYNAFGRQLKYGVYSDYGMNKDDLQDLLLFYSSKEKKLVSLDEYVARMPEEQKYIYYASGESNERIEKLPQTELVADKGYEILYFTDDIDEFAVKVLMNHKEKEFRSVSSGDLGIEAEESADEKSSETAVENDALFAAMKELLADKVSGVKASKRLRSHPVCLSTEGELTIEMEKILSAMPNNPDVKAEKVLEINVNHAVFQSLKSAYENDKEKLNLYTSLLYNQALLIEGLPIQDPVQFTNDMCKVMV; encoded by the coding sequence ATGGCTAAGAAAGAGTTCCAAGCAGAATCAAAACGCTTATTGGAAATGATGATTAACTCCATCTACACGCAACGGGAAATTTTCCTCAGAGAATTAATTTCTAATGCGAGCGATGCCATTGACAAAATTTATTACAAAGCGCTAACCGATGAACAATTGGTTTTCGATAAGGACAATTACTATATTGAAGTTGTGGCGGACAAAGATAATCGGACATTGACGATTCGTGATACCGGTATCGGGATGACGCAGGAAGATTTGGAGAACAACCTTGGCGTAATTGCAAAGAGCGGTTCTCTCGCGTTCAAGAAGGACAATGCTTCTCAAGATGGACATGATATTATCGGACAATTCGGTGTGGGCTTCTACTCCGCATTCATGGTTGCTGATGTCGTAACGGTTATAAGTAAGGCATTGGGTAGTGACAGTGCGTTCAAGTGGGAATCGACAGGTGCTGATGGCTACACGATCGTTCCTTGTGAGAAAGATACGGTGGGGACAGAAGTTATTCTTAAGATTAAGCCGAACACCGAAGACGATTCTTATGACGAATACTTGGAGAGCTATCGTTTAAAGACGATTATTAAGAAGTATTCCGATTTCATCCGTTATCCGATTAAGCTCGAAGAAGAGACAGTCAACAGCCTTATTCCGATATGGAGAAAAAATAAGAACGAGTTGACGACAGAGGATTACGAGAAATTTTATACCGAGAAGCACTATGGATTTGACACGCCTGTGAAGCATATTCACCTCAGCGCTGAAGGTGCAGTTCGGTACCAGTCGATTCTATTCATCCCTGGCAGTGTTCCATTCGACTTCTATACGAAGGAGTTCGAGAAAGGGCTGGAGCTGTACTCGAATGGCGTGTTGATCATGAACAAGTGTGCAGATTTGCTTCCTGACTACTTCGGCTTCGTGAAGGGTATGGTCGATTCTGAGGACTTATCGCTGAATATCTCTCGTGAGCTGTTGCAGCATGACCGTCAATTGAAGCTGATCGCTAAGAACATTAAGAACAAGATCAAGAGTCAATTGCTAAGCTTGTTGAAGGATGAGCGCGAGAAATATGAGCAATTTTATAATGCTTTCGGACGTCAGTTAAAATATGGTGTGTATAGCGACTATGGGATGAACAAAGACGATCTGCAAGATCTATTGTTATTCTACTCCTCCAAAGAAAAGAAGCTTGTTTCGTTGGATGAATATGTTGCGAGAATGCCTGAAGAGCAGAAGTATATCTATTACGCTTCTGGTGAATCGAATGAGCGGATCGAGAAGCTGCCGCAAACAGAGCTCGTTGCAGATAAAGGCTATGAGATTCTGTATTTTACAGACGATATCGATGAGTTCGCAGTGAAGGTGCTGATGAACCATAAGGAGAAGGAATTCAGGTCGGTATCGAGCGGCGACCTTGGAATTGAAGCGGAAGAGTCAGCTGATGAGAAGTCGTCAGAGACAGCAGTGGAGAATGATGCTTTGTTCGCGGCGATGAAAGAATTGCTTGCGGATAAGGTGAGCGGAGTGAAAGCATCGAAGCGCCTCAGAAGCCATCCTGTGTGCTTGTCGACTGAGGGCGAGCTTACAATCGAGATGGAAAAGATCTTGAGTGCAATGCCGAATAATCCAGATGTTAAGGCAGAAAAAGTGCTGGAAATTAACGTCAACCACGCTGTATTCCAATCCTTGAAGTCTGCGTATGAGAATGATAAAGAGAAGCTGAACTTGTATACAAGCTTGCTGTATAATCAAGCATTGTTGATTGAGGGCTTGCCGATCCAAGACCCAGTACAATTCACGAATGATATGTGTAAGGTTATGGTGTAA
- a CDS encoding cellulase family glycosylhydrolase encodes MISIRFRKFMNLSIKSFTMLSLITVALPVHIDAASSKSEMQQMVEAMQPGWNLGNTFDAIGDETAWGNPVTTKELIQYIAASGYKSIRIPITWKQRMGDAPDYEIGDASFKRIEEVVGWALDEGLYVMINLHHDSEWIMKMESNHDAVLDRYKAAWVQIADRFRDYPDKLLFEGINEPRFSQDWNEDKPIYFEMLNELNTNFFNIVRKSGGLNGTRPLVLSTVTGSPAPARLEELAKTITQLNDANLIATIHYYGFYPFSVNMGGATTFNFEAKNDIEQTFNRVYDSFVAKGIPVIVGEYGLLGFDKSLGTIQHGEIIKFFEYMGYYVQSKKMMLMLWDNGQHLDRRELKWSDEQLYQANRASWTGRSSYTDSDSIYVKAGESAVDVLLPLQLNGNTLTEIKLGDKKLAERTDYTLDGSKLTIKASYIQSLLKEEFGVNATLTLSFSAGADWIVNLVHYDTPKLKSVKGSAESFVIPTSFNGDSLATMEATYKSGGVAGPGNWTSYKEYNYSFVPSYEFNVIKLTKDFFKEVQDGEVLLRMHFWSGEVVDYTVTKEGSSIVGVSSQEPESDTEQTSSDDPKSEDSTPVASESPAVEIANVSSPESDNNSKLMLWFGVGVIIAAGLGTGLYMLKKRKDKEL; translated from the coding sequence ATGATTTCCATTCGATTCCGCAAGTTCATGAATTTATCTATCAAGTCTTTTACAATGCTATCCCTTATTACTGTTGCTTTACCTGTGCATATCGATGCGGCCTCCTCGAAGAGTGAGATGCAGCAAATGGTGGAAGCGATGCAGCCAGGCTGGAATTTAGGCAACACTTTTGATGCAATTGGGGATGAAACTGCATGGGGTAATCCGGTTACAACAAAAGAGCTTATTCAGTATATTGCGGCGTCGGGATACAAGAGCATTCGGATTCCGATTACGTGGAAGCAACGGATGGGCGATGCACCTGACTATGAGATCGGGGATGCTTCCTTTAAACGTATTGAGGAAGTTGTCGGTTGGGCGCTAGATGAAGGTCTGTACGTAATGATTAACCTTCATCATGATTCGGAATGGATTATGAAGATGGAGAGTAACCATGACGCTGTGCTAGACAGATACAAAGCAGCATGGGTGCAGATCGCAGATCGGTTCAGGGACTATCCGGATAAGCTGTTGTTCGAAGGAATTAATGAACCGCGCTTTTCGCAGGATTGGAACGAGGATAAACCGATTTATTTTGAGATGCTTAACGAGTTGAATACGAACTTCTTTAACATTGTGCGTAAATCAGGTGGATTGAATGGGACGAGACCGCTCGTGTTGTCGACGGTCACAGGTTCTCCTGCACCTGCGCGGTTAGAGGAACTCGCAAAGACAATCACGCAGCTGAACGACGCGAACTTGATCGCGACGATTCATTATTATGGCTTCTATCCGTTTAGTGTGAATATGGGTGGCGCAACGACTTTCAATTTCGAAGCAAAGAATGATATCGAGCAAACCTTTAATCGAGTGTATGATTCGTTCGTGGCAAAAGGAATTCCTGTCATCGTCGGCGAATATGGATTGCTTGGCTTCGATAAGTCGCTAGGTACGATTCAACACGGCGAGATCATTAAGTTTTTTGAGTATATGGGCTATTATGTGCAGTCGAAAAAGATGATGCTCATGCTATGGGACAACGGCCAGCATTTGGATCGTAGAGAGCTCAAGTGGAGCGATGAGCAGCTTTATCAAGCCAATAGAGCAAGCTGGACTGGTCGATCTTCCTATACGGACAGTGATTCGATTTATGTGAAAGCCGGGGAATCAGCAGTAGATGTGTTACTTCCATTACAGTTGAATGGCAATACATTAACTGAGATTAAGCTAGGCGACAAGAAGCTAGCTGAGCGAACCGATTATACGTTGGACGGCTCGAAATTAACGATCAAGGCTAGTTACATCCAATCGCTTCTTAAAGAAGAGTTTGGAGTGAATGCGACGTTGACGTTATCTTTTTCTGCTGGTGCTGACTGGATCGTGAACCTCGTTCATTATGATACGCCAAAGCTCAAGAGTGTGAAGGGGTCGGCGGAATCCTTCGTTATTCCGACGTCGTTTAACGGGGATAGTCTGGCAACGATGGAAGCGACCTATAAGAGTGGCGGAGTTGCAGGGCCCGGCAACTGGACTTCCTATAAGGAATATAATTATTCATTCGTACCCTCATATGAGTTCAACGTGATCAAGCTTACGAAAGATTTCTTCAAAGAAGTGCAAGATGGTGAAGTGCTGCTTCGGATGCATTTTTGGAGCGGGGAAGTTGTTGATTACACCGTAACTAAAGAGGGATCGTCGATTGTCGGCGTTTCCTCACAAGAGCCCGAGAGCGATACAGAGCAAACGAGCAGCGATGATCCGAAATCTGAAGATAGCACGCCAGTAGCTTCTGAGTCACCCGCTGTGGAGATTGCGAACGTTTCGTCTCCAGAGAGTGACAACAATTCGAAGCTGATGCTTTGGTTCGGTGTTGGCGTGATTATTGCTGCAGGACTAGGGACAGGACTATATATGCTCAAAAAACGCAAGGATAAAGAACTCTAA